GGTACGACGCCGCGGAGGCCGAGGCCGGCAACGCCGCCCTCCAGCCCGACGATCGGCTTGCGGTCGGTGTTGGCGGCCACCACCGTCTTGCGGAATCCCGACAGATCGTCGCCGAACTTGGCGGGCTGGTGCACCCGCAGGAAGGACATCGCCGGCGGCGTGTGAAACTGAAACTGGTCGACGCCGTAATCGGATTTCAGGCTGGCCATGCCCGCGCCGAACAGCCGCATCAAGGCGTCGCGGTCGTTCTGCGCCATGGCGTCCTGGACAGCAGGGATCTTGGCGACCACCGCGCTCATCGCTTCCGCGCGGGTCGACTCCAGCTGCAGGCGCGAATTGAAGGCGTCATATTGGGCGTGGAGCTCGCGCTCATTGGCGCGGTCGATGATACCGCCGATGATCCACATGGCGACCAGCAGCACGAAGAGGGCCGTCGCTGCCGCACCGATCACCAGAGAAAGGGTGATCCGGGTTCTCAAGCCAACAAACTTCAACATGCAATCCTCGAACGTCGACCGGTGTTCGAGTATTGCAGCGTTGCAACTAATTATTCCTGAACGAGTCAACCAATGGACTGGACCAACAGCAGATTAGCTGCTGCGAGGCGAGAACGGCTATCGAAGCTTTCCGCCGCACACTTTGCTCTTAACCTGCCGCAATCCATGCTGGTTGCAGATCATTTCATCTCAACCAGAACGGATCCGCTCGGAACGTCCTGACAGAGCAGAACGTCCGACCTGTCCGGCAGGGCGCGTTCAGGCAACAGGACCGCCGCGCGCCCGCCAGCCGCTCATGCCGCCGGCATAGTGGCGGATATCCTGCCGCCCGGCCGACAGCGCCCGCCGCAGGGCGGTGGCCGAGCGGCCGCCGGCCTGGCAGATCAGAACCACCGGCTTGTCGTGCACGAGGCTGCCCGGGTCGAAACGCGACAGCGGGTGATTGACGGCGCCAGGGATGTGGCCGCCCTTGAACTCATGCGGCTCGCGCACGTCGACGATGACGCAGCTCCGCTGCTGATGCGCCCGCACCAGCTCATCATGCTCGATCGCCGGCACGCTGGTCGACCCGGTCAACCTGCTGAACAGTCCTGATAGCATGGGAGGAACCTCTCACTGTTTGACATAGGGGCATTCGGGCGACTCAGCCTAGCCCTGTGTCCGCTTCGCTTTGGCCCCGGACGCTTCGACCCAGAAGAAGAACGCACCTGCACCGATCGCCAGCGCGGCGAACCAGACGCCATCCGGCACGCCGGTGATGTCGGGCAGCCGCACCTTGCCGAGCGCCCAAACGTTCAGGACGTGGGCCTTCACCCAGTCGAAGCTCAGCGCATAGAGGATCGCACCGACGATCATGCCGAAAGCGCCCACTGCGGCATGCACGCTGCCGCTGGCGATGGCGCCGAGCGCGGTGCCCGGGCAGTAGCCGTAAACCACCATGCCGACGCCGAACAGCGCCGCGCCGAGCGCGACCGCAAGCATGTTGGCGTCCTTGACGTAATACTTGGTGTTGCCGGTATCGACCAGCAGCAGAACGCCGATACCGCCGACCACGATCGCCGTGCCCATCACCTTCAGCACGGTGAAGTCGCGCAGCCGGAACTGGTTCTCGATCACGTTGCAGCTCGTGACCTTGCCCTGCTGCAGGAGATAGCCGAACACGGCGCCCATCAACAGCGGGCCGGCGATGCTCATCAATGACGTCATGGCCCTTCTCCTATGCTTTGCGGAACATGACGCGCGACACCACCAGGCCGGTCGCGAACATCACGGCGAGGAACAGCCAGCTCGACAGCGCCAGTTGCAGACCGCCTGAAATGCCGTGGCCGCTGGTGCAGCCGCCGGCCAGACGCGCGCCATACATGATGACGATGCCGCCGAGAAACGCAGCGACGAAGCGCTTGAACACCGACGGACCAAAGCGCTCCCTCCAGACCTCCGGCACCAGCTCGAGCCGCCACGTGCCGGAGACAACCGCCGACAAGAATGCGCCGAGCGGAATGCCGACCAGAAACCAGACGCCATAGTCCCATTTCAACGGCATCGACTTCCAATAGCTGTTGGCGGCGACGGCGTCGGATCCGATCACCGGCACGGCGAACAGCGACGCGATGCGCGAGAACGCCGTCGTCACACCGAGCGGGTCGCCGAACCCGGCAAAGGCCACCCAGCTGAGGATGCCGATGCCGGCGCCGACCAGATAAGGCGACCAGTCGATGCGCCCGGACTGGCCCAGATCCTTGACCATCACATCGTTCATCATTGCCACGACGGATCCTCCCTGCTGACGCGGTCCAACGGCGCGACCGACGCACGCCACCATATGCATATATTCGAATTTATGCAATTATAAATCAGCCGGTGCCGATACGTGAAAGGCGAGGTCCTGCGGCAGCGTGACGGCGAGGACCCAGCTGCACGGACGACCTCGGGGATCGCAGGCCCGAGCAAACCGCAGCGGAGCATGATCCGCCGCAGCCCGACGCGCTGTTCATGTCGGCCCGGCCTCTCGCAGATCCACCGTCACCACACGACTCGGTCGCGCAGCTTGCCGCGGCCGCGGGAGAAGTCCTCGAGATGAGGCTCACGGGCCAACGCAGAAGCGAGGGCCCGGCGAGTGGCGGCGAGATCGGATCTGCGCGGGTCTCAGTCGCCGCGAGTTCCTAGGCGGCTCTCACGCCGGCGATGAACTTCTTCACTTCCATGCTTAGTCTGGCACTGTCGTCGGCCAGCGATTTCGCGGCGGACAGCACCTGGGACGCGGCGGTTCCGGTATCGACGGCGCCGCGCTGCACATCCGCAACGTTGGCTGAGACCTGCTGCGTTCCCGCCGCCGCGTGCTGGACGTTGCGCGAGATCTCCTGCGTGGCAGCGCCCTGCTGCTCCACGGCCGATGCGATCGTCGACGAAATCTCCTGCAATTTCTCGATGGTGATGCTGATGTCGCGGATGGCACCGACGGATTGCTGGGTGGCGGACTGGATGCCGGAGATCTGCTGGCCGATCTCGCCCGTGGCCTTCGCCGTCTGCTCGGCCAGCGCCTTGACCTCGGATGCGACCACCGCAAATCCGCGGCCGGCCTCGCCGGCGCGTGCGGCCTCGATCGTTGCATTCAGCGCGAGCAGATTGGTCTGTCCGGCAATCGTATTGATCAGCTCGACGACGTCGCCGATGCGGGCAGCGGACTTCGAGAGCTCGCTGACCTGTTCATTGGTCTTGCGGGCCTGTGCCACCGCCTCATTGGCCATCCGGGCCGAATCCTGGACTTGCCTGCTGATCTCGTTGACGGACGCCGAGAGTTCCTCGGTCGCAGATGCCACCGACTGCACATTGGTGCAGGCTTCCTCGGAAGCTGCGGTGACGGATGTGGCCAGGTTCTGTGCACGGCTCGCCGTGTTGCTGAGGCCGCCGGCGTGACCTTCCAAAGTGCTCGATGCCGTGGACACGGTGTCGACGATCTCGCCGACCACGGCCTCGAAGCGGCCAGTGATCTCGTCGAGCCGCCGGCCGCGTTCCAGTTTCACCTCTGCCTCTCTCGAAGCGATATCGTCGGCCTGCTTCTTCGCAATCAAGGCGGTCTTGAAAACCTCCAGGGCGTCGGCCATCATGCCTACTTCGGTCTTCTGACCGCGATAGGGGATCTCGATCGCCAGGTTACCCTCACCGAGCGCCTGCATCGGCCTGATGATGGAAGCGATGCACCGGGAAATGTCGCGAACGAACCAGCTTCCGACGCCGATGCCGGTGAGAACGGCAAGGACGATGACCGTCGACATCAATGCAAATGCCTCGGCATAGCCATCCGCGGCGATCTTGGTTTCGGCGTCGGCGCCACGATTGTTGAGGTCAATCAGCTTTCGAAGAAATTCGTCCGACTGATTGGCGACGCTCCGGACCGTCTTGTTGAACAGATCGCTCGCCTGCTTGGTCGCGTTGCCGTTCCCTGCGCGCAGCACCTCGAGCACACCATCGGCAGCCTTGACATATTGCTCCCAGCCCCGCGACCAGCTCTCGAACAGGCTGCGCTCCTCGGCCGACGAGATCATCGCCTCATAGGAGCGGCGCGCCGTCGCGATGACGGCGAGCGTTGCCTTCATGTTGCGGTCGAGATTGTCCTTCTCCTCAGTCGTATCTGCCGTCATGTAGGCTCGCAGCTGCGCCCGATTGAGATTGATCGCCGAACGCAACTCGCCGAGCACGCGCACGCTCGGCAGCCAGTTCTTGGCGATCTGTTCGGTATGCGTATTGATTGTCTGCATGCCGCGGACGGCCAGCAACCCGACGATGGTCATCGCCACCAGCAGCAGCGCAATGACGGCCGCCATTTTTGCTCGAATGGAGAGTTGCGACATCACGCGTGCCTTTCGTAGTCCCGGCGATTCGTATCGGTCCGCCGCATGATTGCGTCGTCCCCTCGCGACGGTATCACCCGACCTTCGCAAATTGGTTAACGGGCGGGATTTCCAGACTGGAATCTACCAACGTCA
This region of Bradyrhizobium sp. SZCCHNS1050 genomic DNA includes:
- a CDS encoding rhodanese-like domain-containing protein gives rise to the protein MLSGLFSRLTGSTSVPAIEHDELVRAHQQRSCVIVDVREPHEFKGGHIPGAVNHPLSRFDPGSLVHDKPVVLICQAGGRSATALRRALSAGRQDIRHYAGGMSGWRARGGPVA
- a CDS encoding YeeE/YedE thiosulfate transporter family protein, with translation MTSLMSIAGPLLMGAVFGYLLQQGKVTSCNVIENQFRLRDFTVLKVMGTAIVVGGIGVLLLVDTGNTKYYVKDANMLAVALGAALFGVGMVVYGYCPGTALGAIASGSVHAAVGAFGMIVGAILYALSFDWVKAHVLNVWALGKVRLPDITGVPDGVWFAALAIGAGAFFFWVEASGAKAKRTQG
- a CDS encoding YeeE/YedE thiosulfate transporter family protein, whose protein sequence is MNDVMVKDLGQSGRIDWSPYLVGAGIGILSWVAFAGFGDPLGVTTAFSRIASLFAVPVIGSDAVAANSYWKSMPLKWDYGVWFLVGIPLGAFLSAVVSGTWRLELVPEVWRERFGPSVFKRFVAAFLGGIVIMYGARLAGGCTSGHGISGGLQLALSSWLFLAVMFATGLVVSRVMFRKA
- a CDS encoding methyl-accepting chemotaxis protein, with amino-acid sequence MSQLSIRAKMAAVIALLLVAMTIVGLLAVRGMQTINTHTEQIAKNWLPSVRVLGELRSAINLNRAQLRAYMTADTTEEKDNLDRNMKATLAVIATARRSYEAMISSAEERSLFESWSRGWEQYVKAADGVLEVLRAGNGNATKQASDLFNKTVRSVANQSDEFLRKLIDLNNRGADAETKIAADGYAEAFALMSTVIVLAVLTGIGVGSWFVRDISRCIASIIRPMQALGEGNLAIEIPYRGQKTEVGMMADALEVFKTALIAKKQADDIASREAEVKLERGRRLDEITGRFEAVVGEIVDTVSTASSTLEGHAGGLSNTASRAQNLATSVTAASEEACTNVQSVASATEELSASVNEISRQVQDSARMANEAVAQARKTNEQVSELSKSAARIGDVVELINTIAGQTNLLALNATIEAARAGEAGRGFAVVASEVKALAEQTAKATGEIGQQISGIQSATQQSVGAIRDISITIEKLQEISSTIASAVEQQGAATQEISRNVQHAAAGTQQVSANVADVQRGAVDTGTAASQVLSAAKSLADDSARLSMEVKKFIAGVRAA